Proteins encoded within one genomic window of Pseudobdellovibrionaceae bacterium:
- the rnc gene encoding ribonuclease III translates to MGIENLLQGFGIRFQNAELLQKALTHKSFGVKPETHNEKLEFLGDAVLDLALADLLMKRFPDNDEGRLSKKRASLVNEKSLAAVASSLKLGDHLRLGKSELQSQGALKPRLLASTLEALMGAVYLDQGFEKTRELVFRLFDALLANDDVTEDFRSDYKTRFQEAVQARDKVTPVYKLTSEDGPPHARRFTVRVETDGRVWAEAEGSSKKAAEQEAARAALAVLESEAHPVPEEEKESRKS, encoded by the coding sequence ATGGGCATCGAAAATCTTCTTCAAGGCTTCGGGATCCGGTTTCAGAATGCGGAGCTTCTGCAGAAAGCGCTCACGCATAAAAGCTTCGGCGTGAAGCCCGAGACCCACAACGAGAAGCTCGAGTTCCTGGGGGATGCGGTCTTGGATCTCGCCCTCGCGGATTTGCTGATGAAGCGCTTTCCGGATAATGACGAAGGTCGTCTTTCGAAAAAGCGGGCGAGCCTCGTGAATGAAAAAAGTCTGGCCGCCGTCGCGAGCTCTTTGAAGTTGGGCGACCATCTGCGGTTGGGGAAAAGCGAATTGCAAAGCCAGGGAGCGCTGAAGCCGCGGCTCTTGGCCAGCACCCTCGAGGCGCTCATGGGCGCCGTGTACCTCGATCAGGGCTTCGAGAAAACGCGCGAGCTCGTCTTTCGCCTTTTCGACGCGCTCTTGGCGAATGATGACGTCACCGAGGATTTTCGTTCTGATTATAAAACCCGTTTCCAAGAGGCCGTCCAGGCCCGCGACAAAGTGACCCCGGTTTACAAACTGACATCCGAGGACGGTCCGCCCCACGCGCGCCGTTTCACGGTGCGGGTTGAAACGGATGGTCGCGTTTGGGCGGAGGCCGAGGGCTCAAGTAAAAAAGCCGCCGAACAAGAGGCCGCCCGCGCGGCCTTAGCGGTTCTAGAGTCCGAGGCGCATCCCGTTCCGGAAGAAGAGAAAGAGAGTCGAAAATCATGA
- the mtaB gene encoding tRNA (N(6)-L-threonylcarbamoyladenosine(37)-C(2))-methylthiotransferase MtaB: protein MKFKLHSFGCKVNTYDSGLIQKNLAGQGFTTVDGARSATTEDEPRIHILNTCAVTAEATKEAVRLIRKLKARDPLATVVVTGCAAQVDTGSFENLPGADLVVANSHKGDLPRILDQHFKGTLPARVLKSNIFRKDDLEAGGGLEENHSRAFLKIQDGCNSFCSYCIIPYARGKSRSIPIKDLVARVNELTKLGFEEVVLTGVHIGDYEDVQAKEPRKLEDLVENVLKYTKIPRIRLTSLEPVEVSERLLELYVSDVRLCRHFHMSIQSGSTAVLKDMKRHYGEKEVRESLARIRERLPDAFIGMDVIAGFPTETEELFEETYRTLNETPWTRLHVFPYSERKGTRAETFKQIPNEVRKARARRLRELSLARFREEADKQLGLRKEVLLLKDRKPENDSRLGLSRDYWNILIDGMSGGEADAPGEIPVEITGYRFDQSPRMEGVLLGRPVGGRL from the coding sequence ATGAAGTTCAAGCTCCATAGCTTCGGCTGCAAAGTGAACACCTATGATTCGGGCCTGATCCAGAAAAATCTGGCGGGTCAGGGGTTCACCACAGTTGATGGCGCGCGCTCCGCCACGACTGAAGACGAGCCCCGTATCCACATCCTGAACACCTGCGCGGTCACGGCCGAGGCGACCAAAGAAGCGGTTCGCCTGATTCGCAAACTGAAAGCGCGCGATCCGCTGGCGACGGTCGTCGTCACGGGCTGCGCGGCCCAGGTGGACACGGGTTCTTTCGAAAATTTGCCGGGCGCCGATCTGGTCGTCGCCAATTCGCACAAAGGGGATCTGCCCCGCATCCTCGATCAGCACTTCAAGGGCACATTGCCCGCGCGCGTTTTGAAGTCGAACATCTTCCGCAAAGACGATCTGGAAGCGGGCGGGGGGCTGGAAGAAAATCACTCGCGCGCCTTTCTGAAAATCCAGGACGGCTGCAACTCGTTCTGCAGCTACTGCATCATTCCCTACGCCCGTGGGAAAAGCCGCTCGATCCCGATCAAAGACCTCGTCGCGCGCGTGAACGAGCTGACGAAGCTGGGATTTGAAGAGGTGGTCCTGACGGGCGTACACATCGGTGACTACGAAGATGTGCAGGCGAAAGAGCCGCGCAAACTCGAAGACCTTGTGGAAAACGTGCTGAAGTACACGAAGATCCCGCGCATCCGTTTGACGAGTCTCGAGCCCGTCGAAGTCAGCGAACGCCTTCTGGAACTTTATGTTTCGGACGTTCGTCTATGTCGTCACTTTCACATGTCGATTCAAAGCGGCAGCACCGCGGTGCTGAAGGATATGAAGCGCCACTACGGCGAAAAAGAAGTGCGCGAGTCGCTGGCGCGTATCCGTGAGCGCCTTCCTGACGCCTTCATCGGTATGGACGTCATCGCGGGCTTCCCGACCGAAACGGAAGAACTCTTTGAAGAGACCTACCGTACGCTGAACGAAACGCCGTGGACGCGGCTGCACGTCTTCCCCTACAGCGAACGCAAAGGGACCCGCGCCGAGACCTTCAAACAAATCCCGAACGAAGTCCGTAAGGCCCGCGCGCGTCGCCTGCGTGAATTGAGCTTGGCGCGTTTTCGCGAAGAGGCCGACAAGCAGCTGGGGTTGCGCAAAGAGGTTCTGCTCTTGAAGGATCGTAAACCCGAAAACGATTCGCGTCTGGGACTTTCACGCGACTACTGGAATATCCTGATCGACGGCATGAGTGGCGGTGAGGCCGACGCACCCGGGGAAATCCCGGTCGAGATCACGGGCTACCGTTTCGATCAAAGTCCGCGTATGGAAGGTGTTCTGCTGGGGCGTCCGGTCGGGGGACGTCTGTGA
- the mnmA gene encoding tRNA 2-thiouridine(34) synthase MnmA encodes MSGGVDSSVAASLLVDQGYEVIGATMQVWDYSNCDIEEGNGTCCSSLDVDDARSVADHLGIPFYVLNCETQFKEAVIDPFVQGYLNGKTPLPCVNCNTFLKFDHLVRKMKELECDYLSTGHYAQIRTNAKGEPELVTSEDSWKDQTYFLFTMEKTLLPKLLFPVGGMNKPEVRKYAEERGLVVARKKDSTGICFVGNQGYDNFIKTQVAGSVLKNLRGDLRRYPSGEVMGQHDGIHHYTYGQSKGLGLDHHEKMFVLKIDADTKTVWIGEEKHLFASSLQMERTHWLQDFEEGETLNVKIRYQHRGSPGRVIKDKDGRARIEFDEPQRAITPGQAAVIYRGQALVGGGWIQQ; translated from the coding sequence ATGAGCGGCGGGGTCGACAGCTCGGTCGCCGCAAGTCTCTTGGTGGATCAAGGTTATGAGGTCATCGGCGCAACCATGCAGGTTTGGGATTACTCGAACTGCGACATCGAAGAGGGGAACGGCACCTGCTGTTCGTCGCTCGATGTGGATGATGCGCGCTCGGTGGCGGATCATCTGGGCATTCCGTTTTACGTTCTGAACTGCGAAACGCAGTTCAAGGAAGCGGTCATCGATCCTTTCGTGCAGGGATATCTGAACGGTAAAACGCCGCTCCCTTGCGTGAACTGCAACACCTTCCTGAAGTTCGATCACCTGGTGCGCAAAATGAAAGAGCTCGAGTGCGATTATCTCTCGACCGGGCACTACGCGCAGATCCGCACGAACGCGAAGGGTGAGCCCGAGCTCGTGACCAGCGAGGACTCGTGGAAGGATCAAACTTACTTCCTGTTCACCATGGAAAAAACGCTTCTGCCGAAGCTTCTTTTCCCGGTGGGCGGCATGAATAAACCCGAAGTCCGAAAATACGCGGAAGAGCGCGGGCTCGTGGTCGCGCGCAAAAAAGACTCCACCGGCATTTGTTTCGTCGGCAATCAGGGCTACGACAATTTCATCAAAACCCAGGTCGCGGGTTCGGTCCTGAAGAATCTGCGCGGGGATCTGCGCCGCTATCCGAGCGGCGAGGTCATGGGCCAGCACGACGGCATTCATCATTACACCTACGGTCAGTCGAAGGGTTTGGGCCTCGACCACCACGAAAAGATGTTCGTTCTGAAAATCGATGCGGACACCAAGACCGTTTGGATCGGCGAAGAGAAACATCTTTTCGCGTCGTCCTTGCAGATGGAACGCACGCACTGGCTGCAGGATTTCGAAGAGGGGGAGACCCTCAACGTGAAGATCCGTTACCAGCACCGTGGAAGTCCGGGACGGGTGATCAAGGACAAAGACGGACGCGCGCGCATCGAGTTCGATGAACCCCAACGCGCGATCACGCCCGGACAGGCGGCGGTCATCTATCGCGGTCAGGCTCTGGTCGGCGGGGGATGGATTCAGCAATGA
- a CDS encoding cysteine desulfurase: MQEFSKVYLDFNATTPLSERVQKKLTETLAVWGNPSSIHWAGREIKQKLREARQNIALALGASPLELIFTSGATESSNTVIQGVFAMLKANELPAPLQGRDEFITTDVEHPSIAKTFQMIETWGAKVHRISVNREGVFDLEAFSKVVGPKTLLVSAMFANNETGNLLPLSEIVARAKAAGALVHTDAVQALGKAKLHLGEMGVDYASLSGHKFYALKGTGLLYVKRGSPYRPLIYGGAQERQRRGGTENTLGQIAFGEAVKDLVKLETEVPRIRELRDHMEARILNEITQVTRTGAGSCRLNNTSSLVLKGVDGETLLMSLDLKGFAVSTGAACSSGSPEPSPVLLAMGLTRAEAQNSLRVSLGWTTTREQVDAFVDTLKEVVRHLRQIATESASASGEGVSV; the protein is encoded by the coding sequence ATGCAAGAATTTTCAAAAGTTTACCTCGATTTCAATGCCACCACCCCGCTGTCGGAACGCGTGCAAAAAAAGCTGACCGAAACTTTGGCGGTTTGGGGCAATCCCAGTTCGATTCACTGGGCCGGTCGAGAGATCAAACAAAAGCTCCGTGAGGCGCGGCAAAATATCGCGCTCGCGCTCGGGGCCAGTCCGCTGGAACTCATCTTCACGAGCGGCGCCACCGAGTCCAGTAACACCGTCATTCAGGGCGTGTTCGCGATGCTCAAGGCGAACGAACTCCCGGCACCGCTGCAAGGTCGCGACGAGTTCATCACCACCGACGTCGAGCACCCGAGCATCGCGAAGACCTTCCAGATGATCGAGACGTGGGGCGCGAAAGTGCACCGCATTTCCGTCAATCGCGAAGGCGTCTTCGATCTTGAGGCTTTCTCGAAAGTGGTCGGACCGAAAACGCTTCTCGTTTCGGCGATGTTCGCGAACAACGAAACCGGAAATCTGTTGCCGCTCTCCGAGATCGTCGCGCGCGCGAAAGCGGCGGGCGCGCTCGTGCACACCGACGCCGTGCAGGCCCTGGGAAAGGCGAAGCTTCACTTAGGCGAAATGGGCGTCGACTACGCTTCGCTTTCGGGACATAAATTCTACGCGCTGAAGGGGACGGGGCTTTTGTACGTGAAGCGTGGCAGTCCCTACCGTCCGCTGATCTACGGCGGAGCGCAGGAACGCCAGCGTCGCGGCGGCACCGAAAACACTTTGGGGCAGATCGCATTCGGCGAAGCCGTGAAGGATCTGGTGAAACTTGAAACCGAAGTGCCGCGCATCCGCGAATTGCGCGATCACATGGAAGCGCGCATCTTGAATGAGATCACGCAAGTCACGCGCACGGGCGCGGGCAGCTGCCGGTTGAACAACACCTCGAGCCTCGTCTTGAAAGGCGTCGACGGAGAAACATTGCTGATGAGTTTGGACCTGAAAGGTTTCGCCGTCTCCACCGGCGCCGCGTGTTCCAGCGGCAGTCCCGAGCCCAGTCCCGTGCTGCTCGCCATGGGGCTCACGCGCGCGGAAGCGCAGAACTCGCTCCGGGTCAGTCTGGGCTGGACGACGACGCGGGAGCAGGTCGACGCGTTTGTCGATACGTTGAAAGAGGTCGTCCGTCATTTGCGTCAGATCGCCACCGAAAGCGCTTCGGCGTCGGGCGAAGGAGTCTCGGTATGA
- the tsaE gene encoding tRNA (adenosine(37)-N6)-threonylcarbamoyltransferase complex ATPase subunit type 1 TsaE produces the protein MSFHPLPDLAALRGFANECAAALAPGTVLRLIGPMGAGKTTFTRFLLESLGVRDVASPTYALHHAYPGGGIFTHVDHWDLYRVKEESELDAAGFWEMLEDAAGLTVIEWPEMIPLSHFPRDRRIVTLEFAAEPRGVRRVDDSSR, from the coding sequence ATGAGTTTTCACCCCTTGCCGGATCTCGCGGCCCTACGCGGTTTCGCAAATGAGTGCGCGGCGGCGCTTGCGCCGGGCACCGTCTTGCGGCTGATCGGTCCCATGGGGGCGGGGAAGACCACCTTCACGCGCTTTCTGCTGGAGTCTTTGGGGGTGCGGGACGTGGCTTCGCCGACCTACGCGCTTCATCACGCCTATCCGGGTGGTGGTATTTTCACGCACGTCGATCATTGGGATCTTTACCGCGTGAAGGAGGAGTCCGAGCTCGACGCCGCGGGATTTTGGGAGATGTTGGAAGACGCCGCGGGGCTGACCGTGATCGAGTGGCCCGAGATGATTCCGCTTTCGCATTTTCCGCGTGATCGCCGGATCGTGACCTTAGAGTTTGCGGCAGAGCCTCGCGGGGTTCGTCGGGTGGACGATTCTTCGCGCTGA
- a CDS encoding pyridoxine 5'-phosphate synthase, protein MKKSPRIRLGVNIDHGATLRQVRGGKTPYPDLLNLARLSVKNGAEQITIHLREDRRHIQDRDVTRICKARPALINLEMAVTREMMKIALKEKPDWVCLVPEKRQELTTEGGLDVIRAEKELAVMIPKLQAIGIEVSLFIEADPAQVKMAAILGAEAIELHTGHWCESVQAGRKAEANRAWKRLVRAAEIGDALGLSVHAGHGLDYATTQTIRRLPYLKEVNIGHSLICYALEEGLGPAVKKMRRILDGKRP, encoded by the coding sequence ATGAAAAAGAGCCCCCGCATCCGTCTCGGAGTGAACATCGATCACGGCGCGACCCTGCGCCAAGTCCGCGGCGGTAAAACGCCCTATCCCGATCTGCTCAACCTGGCGCGCTTGTCCGTGAAAAACGGCGCCGAACAGATCACCATTCACTTGCGCGAAGACCGCCGTCATATTCAAGATCGCGACGTCACCCGGATCTGCAAAGCGCGGCCGGCACTCATCAATCTCGAAATGGCGGTGACCCGTGAGATGATGAAGATCGCGCTGAAGGAAAAGCCCGACTGGGTTTGCCTCGTCCCCGAAAAACGCCAAGAGCTGACGACCGAAGGCGGACTCGACGTCATCCGCGCGGAAAAAGAGCTCGCGGTCATGATCCCAAAACTTCAAGCGATCGGCATCGAGGTCTCGCTTTTCATCGAGGCGGACCCCGCGCAGGTGAAGATGGCGGCCATCCTGGGCGCCGAAGCGATCGAGCTGCACACGGGGCACTGGTGTGAATCCGTACAGGCGGGCCGCAAAGCCGAAGCGAACCGCGCGTGGAAACGCCTGGTCCGCGCGGCCGAGATCGGCGACGCTTTGGGCCTTTCGGTGCACGCGGGGCACGGTCTCGATTACGCCACGACGCAAACGATCCGCCGGCTTCCGTATCTGAAGGAAGTGAACATTGGCCACTCGCTCATCTGCTACGCGCTGGAAGAGGGGCTGGGCCCCGCGGTGAAAAAAATGCGCCGGATCCTCGACGGAAAACGTCCATGA